From the Nostoc sp. PCC 7107 genome, the window AATTACAGAAGAAATTATTGAATTTACAGAATTAGGGCATTTCATTTATGCACCAGTGAAAACTTATAGCTCAGGAATGAATGCTAAACTGGCATTTGCTATTACTACAGCTATCAAACCAGAAATATTAGTTGTTGATGAAATTCTAAGTGTTGGTGATGCTTATTTTATGGGTAAAGCCACCAAGAGAATGATCGATTTATGCGATCAAGGAAAAGGATTAATATTTGTCAGTCATGCTACAAGTGCAGTGCAAATGTTATGTGATACAGTCATTTGGCTAGATAATGGCTCACTGCGAGAGATAGGTGAAGCAGAATATGTACTGAATAAGTATGAAGAGGATTATCGCAAGCGCGAAGATGAAGCCACAAGAATTGGCAATATGGCGAAAAAGCATCAGAGTACATATCTGGTGAGTACGCTAGAGAATCCTGAATCTAATATTTTGATCCTGAGATTAGTTTCTAATCAAGAAAATTGTATTTTTGCAGATACACATTACATTAGGCATATTGAATTATCGAGCGAAAATTTAGAAGATTTAACAGTTCCATTAACACTGCAAAATGTAGAAGATCCAAATGTTAATGTTTGGCTAGATTTACTAGAATCTGAATGGGGAAGGCTTTATTCTAAAGATGGTTATGATTGTAGAATTTTGAGTGCTAAATCTGGTAAAAAAACTGGTGGGTATATATTTATTAAAGTACCGCCACCGAATTTAAAACAAAATAGCTATACTTTCAATTTATTACTGGAAAGTCAATCAATTCTCAATAAAGAAAAAATTGATATTGAATTTATTAATTATAAAATAGGAACTTGGCAGAAGGTAGATACAATTGAACATCAGAATTTAAAAGATGGATGGGAGTCAAGTATGGCTAAATTAGAAATCCCATGCGTCTCTAATGAAGAGTATCAATTGACATTGAATAAAATACAAGCCGAAAGTAAACCTGATATTGAAATCGAAGAAATTA encodes:
- a CDS encoding ABC transporter ATP-binding protein is translated as MIEDIISVKNLSMAYPVYSSPKSMFLEMVTGKIRHDLFWALQDVSFKIKAKQKVGIIGPNGSGKSTLLKIITGNLKPTSGQVEVNGKISAMLSLTSFLNPEETGLENIRFNLIMNGCPKEEIEIITEEIIEFTELGHFIYAPVKTYSSGMNAKLAFAITTAIKPEILVVDEILSVGDAYFMGKATKRMIDLCDQGKGLIFVSHATSAVQMLCDTVIWLDNGSLREIGEAEYVLNKYEEDYRKREDEATRIGNMAKKHQSTYLVSTLENPESNILILRLVSNQENCIFADTHYIRHIELSSENLEDLTVPLTLQNVEDPNVNVWLDLLESEWGRLYSKDGYDCRILSAKSGKKTGGYIFIKVPPPNLKQNSYTFNLLLESQSILNKEKIDIEFINYKIGTWQKVDTIEHQNLKDGWESSMAKLEIPCVSNEEYQLTLNKIQAESKPDIEIEEIKLTVNGEDKYTIDAHQSFEITVTILANRLVAVADVGIKITRSDGVHTFWQSSGLKNHNLHNISGKVKVCFKFNENYIAAGEYSVSAYCANGWNYENNFPYSEVLARNVSGLKFKVNNELPGVCFGLVNIQVPVEYITEDI